DNA from Acetobacter aceti NBRC 14818:
ATACCATTCGCATCAGAGGCGATATGCCTCGATATACTCTAATTTTTAAAGTAATTATTGGAGTATATGTTTTCTCGGAGGTAATGATGGCAGAAAATCTTCTGACAATTGCTCAGGTGTGCGAACGCGTGTCTATGTCGGCGTCTCACATACGCAAAAGGATTAAGCTGGGAAAATTTCCCGCGGCGACGCACAGGTTGAGCACACGTATGGTGAGATGGAGCGAAAGCAGCATTAATGAATGGATTGAAAAGACGCACGAGCAGAAAAAACACTAAACTGTTGAATATAAAACAGAATAACTCATGACTCATGTGTAGAGTGAAATGAATGGAAGAATTTACTCGATACGACGATCACCGA
Protein-coding regions in this window:
- a CDS encoding helix-turn-helix transcriptional regulator; translated protein: MAENLLTIAQVCERVSMSASHIRKRIKLGKFPAATHRLSTRMVRWSESSINEWIEKTHEQKKH